The Lysobacter capsici genome has a segment encoding these proteins:
- the tssH gene encoding type VI secretion system ATPase TssH — MSINLKTLISKLDDTCRRSAERAANLCMARGNYEVDLEHLFLALLEHPQCDVALIAQRSGISVDSLRRDLETEIGRFKTGNTRTPVFSPHLPTLFEHAWLIASLDSQTSRIRSGHLLLALLTEPGLAQLALRGSAQFVRIKRDELKHDFAKLTAGSSEAGDGVRFADAEHPQGDQAQGDAATAADAAQQGGLSKTPALDQFTTNLTQRARDGHLDPVVGRESEIRQVVDILLRRRQNNPILTGEAGVGKTAVVEGLALRIAEKDVPQVLQGVELHTLDMGLLQAGASVKGEFENRLKNVIDEVKKSTHPIILFIDEAHTMIGAGGQAGQSDAANLLKPALARGELRTIAATTWGEYKKYFEKDAALARRFQVVKVEEPSEPIAAAMLRGLVPLMEKHFNIRVLDEAITEAVRLSHRYISGRQLPDKAVSVLDTACAKVALGQSATPAIIEDTRKHIDRLSAELGALHREAASGAMHDERVVELESQLEQSRKVLADNEARLLQETELAQRIQALRGELEVAATAAAADGAAATAVPAADDAKPAAKAAKGKGKAAAKSVDPKHQEVNDLVAQLRALQGETPMVPLQVDGTVVAEIVSAWTGVPLGRMIKDEIRTVRNLAPMLAERVMGQDHALEAVAQRVRTASAKLEDPNKPRGVFMFVGPSGVGKTETALALADILYGGERKLVTINMSEYQEAHSVSGLKGSPPGYVGYGEGGVLTEAVRRQPYSVVLLDEVEKAHPDVLEMFFQVFDKGMMDDAEGREIDFRNTLIILTSNVGSSQIMQAALNKPAEEIPKADELADALRPVLMKSFKPAFLGRLKVVPYYPISDDVLAQIIALKLRRIRDRVAANHKAVFEWDDSLVEAMLQRCTEVDSGARNVDHILNGTLLPEIAESVLARMAEGSKIEKIKVSAAKNGEFKYKIA, encoded by the coding sequence ATGAGCATCAATCTCAAGACCCTGATCAGCAAGCTCGACGACACCTGCCGTCGTTCCGCCGAGCGCGCCGCCAACCTGTGCATGGCGCGCGGCAATTACGAGGTCGATCTGGAGCATCTGTTCCTGGCCTTGCTCGAACATCCGCAGTGCGATGTCGCCTTGATCGCGCAGCGCAGCGGCATCTCGGTGGATTCGCTGCGCCGCGATCTGGAAACCGAGATCGGCCGGTTCAAGACCGGCAACACGCGCACGCCGGTGTTCTCGCCGCACCTGCCGACCTTGTTCGAACACGCCTGGCTGATCGCCTCGCTGGATTCGCAGACCAGCCGCATTCGCAGCGGCCATCTGCTGCTCGCGCTGTTGACCGAGCCGGGGCTGGCGCAGCTGGCGCTGCGCGGTTCTGCGCAGTTCGTGCGGATCAAGCGCGACGAACTCAAGCACGACTTCGCCAAGCTCACCGCCGGTTCGTCCGAGGCCGGCGACGGCGTGCGTTTCGCCGATGCCGAACATCCGCAAGGCGACCAGGCGCAGGGCGACGCCGCCACCGCCGCCGATGCGGCGCAACAGGGCGGGCTGTCGAAAACCCCGGCCCTGGATCAGTTCACCACCAACCTGACCCAGCGCGCTCGTGACGGTCATCTCGATCCGGTGGTCGGCCGCGAATCGGAGATCCGCCAGGTCGTCGACATCCTGCTGCGGCGCCGCCAGAACAACCCGATCCTCACCGGCGAAGCCGGCGTCGGCAAGACCGCGGTGGTCGAAGGCCTGGCGCTGCGCATCGCCGAAAAGGACGTGCCGCAGGTGCTGCAGGGCGTGGAGCTGCACACCCTCGACATGGGCCTGTTGCAGGCCGGCGCCAGCGTCAAGGGCGAATTCGAGAATCGTTTGAAGAACGTGATCGACGAGGTCAAGAAGAGCACGCATCCGATCATCCTGTTCATCGACGAGGCGCACACCATGATCGGCGCCGGTGGACAGGCCGGGCAGAGCGATGCGGCCAACCTGCTCAAGCCGGCGTTGGCGCGCGGCGAACTGCGCACGATCGCGGCGACCACCTGGGGCGAGTACAAGAAATACTTCGAGAAGGACGCCGCGCTGGCGCGGCGCTTCCAGGTGGTCAAGGTCGAGGAACCCAGCGAGCCGATCGCCGCGGCGATGCTGCGCGGGCTGGTGCCGTTGATGGAGAAACACTTCAACATCCGCGTGCTCGACGAAGCGATCACCGAAGCCGTGCGCCTGTCGCATCGCTACATCAGCGGACGGCAGTTGCCGGACAAGGCGGTCAGCGTGCTCGACACCGCCTGCGCCAAGGTCGCGCTCGGGCAGAGCGCGACGCCGGCGATCATCGAGGACACGCGCAAGCACATCGATCGCCTGAGCGCCGAGCTGGGCGCGCTGCATCGCGAAGCCGCGTCGGGCGCCATGCACGACGAACGCGTGGTCGAGCTCGAGTCGCAGCTGGAACAGTCGCGCAAGGTGCTGGCCGACAACGAGGCGCGGTTGTTGCAGGAAACCGAGCTGGCGCAGCGCATTCAGGCCCTGCGCGGCGAACTCGAAGTCGCAGCCACGGCCGCAGCCGCGGATGGCGCTGCCGCCACGGCCGTGCCGGCGGCAGACGATGCCAAGCCCGCCGCCAAGGCCGCCAAGGGCAAGGGCAAAGCAGCCGCGAAATCCGTCGACCCCAAGCACCAGGAAGTCAACGACCTGGTCGCGCAATTGCGAGCATTGCAAGGCGAAACCCCGATGGTGCCGTTGCAGGTCGACGGCACCGTGGTCGCCGAGATCGTCTCGGCCTGGACCGGCGTGCCGCTGGGCCGGATGATCAAGGACGAGATCCGCACCGTGCGCAACCTCGCGCCGATGCTGGCCGAGCGGGTGATGGGCCAGGACCACGCGCTCGAAGCGGTGGCCCAGCGCGTGCGCACCGCCAGCGCCAAGCTCGAAGACCCCAACAAGCCGCGCGGTGTGTTCATGTTCGTCGGCCCGTCCGGCGTGGGCAAGACCGAGACCGCGCTCGCGCTGGCCGACATCCTCTACGGCGGCGAGCGCAAGCTGGTCACCATCAACATGAGCGAGTACCAGGAAGCGCACAGCGTGTCCGGGTTGAAAGGCTCGCCGCCGGGTTATGTCGGTTACGGCGAGGGCGGCGTGCTGACCGAGGCGGTGCGGCGCCAGCCCTACAGCGTGGTGCTGCTCGATGAGGTCGAGAAGGCGCATCCGGACGTGCTGGAGATGTTCTTCCAGGTGTTCGACAAGGGCATGATGGACGACGCCGAAGGCCGCGAAATCGACTTCCGCAACACGCTGATCATCCTGACCTCGAACGTGGGTTCCTCGCAGATCATGCAGGCCGCGCTCAACAAGCCGGCCGAGGAGATTCCCAAGGCCGACGAACTCGCCGACGCCTTGCGTCCGGTACTGATGAAGTCGTTCAAGCCGGCGTTCCTGGGGCGCCTGAAAGTGGTGCCGTACTACCCGATTTCCGACGACGTGCTGGCGCAGATCATCGCGCTCAAGCTGCGCCGCATCCGCGACCGGGTCGCGGCCAACCACAAGGCAGTGTTCGAGTGGGACGACAGCCTGGTCGAGGCGATGCTGCAGCGCTGCACCGAAGTCGATTCGGGCGCGCGCAACGTCGATCACATCCTCAACGGCACTTTGCTGCCGGAGATCGCCGAGTCGGTGCTGGCGCGGATGGCCGAGGGCAGCAAGATCGAGAAAATCAAGGTCAGCGCGGCCAAGAACGGCGAGTTCAAGTACAAGATCGCCTGA
- a CDS encoding type VI secretion system Vgr family protein, giving the protein MDVLATLLSALSAPRQHERLLRLHTSLGPDVLIAESLDGRESLDEGGFRFELTALSVDAHLDLSELLGQPVRLELMTADAVGDLRCFHGHLSAFERIGSNGGLARYRLIVEPWLAFLRQRVDAFVFQDMTVVEIVESLFADYVGQGRLAPAWRWDLADPSVYRKRSLTCQYEESDYDFLHRLLAEEGIHYHVEHSDQALAEDGADADGSSLGMHTLVLADHNEAFADLGSIRFHRKDITEPGDSVEHWSTARRWQTARLQRSSWDYRSLGLRPAEALGSHYGEVAPEDQDIGGPYAYPDRATGERYARQHLEALQVSADTVQGAGSWRRLRPGGRFVLTQHHAYRDADSGRFTCLSVRHRARNNLGAEVLDLAEKQLGPVTLAVPVLPDALSGLATPSHEGFAPDLGEAGPAVGNDAAGGEGFYLNSFDALPAAVPYRSRTTDGHGLRLHPKPTVHGSQTAIVVSDGAPLQTDRDHRIKVQFPWQRGGDASNRLAHPSGDDNAPGLGQAWTWVRVAGPWAGDNWGGVMLPRKGQEVVVAFLEGDIDRPVVIGTVYNGRGQLDAAHNDVSGGAGGATGNAAAWFEGNEHPSVFTGFKTQALAESQGGSGGYQQLKLDDTPGQGRVQANTTQHLSTLALGHLKGGVDNIRGQERGFGAELSTQAGGALRGGAGLLLTTEPGTHHLTATLAQAQLSLSEQLIQTLSEAAQTQQAILPDDPKELTAQTALKATQDTMAATQTGSAPGEGIGGGDGSAPGWSNPLLLASSPKGIVSVTAQNQVWVSGTQTVLSANQDLQWLSQTESVLAVAGGIALFTHGGEAPSGKPNQERGIALHAAKGAVSLRAHKELARAAAKTSVKVASTQADVQIAAPSKRLLATAAGAYLKLEGGDIELGAPGTIEFKGTQRELTGPKSAHNPVVELPSADMKPLTKAKMFWFSG; this is encoded by the coding sequence ATGGACGTCCTCGCCACACTACTCAGCGCGCTCAGCGCGCCCCGTCAGCACGAACGCTTGTTGCGGCTGCATACGTCGCTGGGCCCGGACGTGCTGATCGCCGAATCGCTGGACGGCCGCGAATCGCTGGACGAAGGCGGCTTCCGTTTCGAACTGACCGCGTTGTCGGTCGATGCGCACCTGGACCTGAGCGAGCTGCTCGGCCAGCCGGTGCGGCTGGAACTGATGACCGCCGATGCGGTCGGCGATCTGCGCTGCTTCCATGGCCACCTGAGCGCGTTCGAGCGCATCGGTAGCAACGGCGGCCTGGCGCGTTACCGGCTGATCGTCGAGCCGTGGCTGGCGTTCCTGCGCCAGCGCGTGGATGCGTTCGTGTTCCAGGACATGACCGTGGTCGAGATCGTCGAGTCGCTGTTCGCCGACTATGTCGGCCAGGGCCGTCTGGCGCCGGCCTGGCGCTGGGATCTGGCCGACCCGTCGGTCTACAGGAAGCGCAGCCTGACCTGCCAGTACGAAGAGTCCGACTACGACTTCCTGCATCGCCTGCTGGCCGAGGAAGGCATCCACTACCACGTCGAACACAGCGATCAGGCGCTGGCCGAGGACGGCGCGGACGCCGACGGATCCAGCCTGGGCATGCACACCCTGGTGCTGGCCGATCACAACGAGGCCTTCGCCGACCTGGGTTCGATCCGTTTCCATCGCAAGGACATCACCGAACCGGGCGACAGCGTCGAGCACTGGTCGACCGCGCGCCGCTGGCAGACCGCGCGGCTGCAGCGCAGCAGCTGGGACTACCGCAGCCTGGGCCTGCGTCCGGCCGAGGCCTTGGGCAGCCACTACGGCGAAGTCGCGCCGGAGGACCAGGACATCGGCGGTCCCTACGCCTATCCTGATCGCGCCACCGGCGAGCGTTACGCGCGTCAGCATCTGGAAGCCTTGCAGGTCTCGGCCGACACCGTGCAAGGCGCCGGCAGCTGGCGCCGGCTGCGTCCGGGCGGCCGTTTCGTGCTGACCCAGCATCATGCCTACCGCGACGCCGACAGCGGCCGCTTCACCTGCCTGAGCGTGCGCCATCGCGCCCGCAACAACCTCGGCGCGGAGGTGTTGGACCTGGCCGAAAAGCAGCTCGGCCCGGTCACCTTGGCGGTGCCGGTATTGCCCGATGCGCTCAGCGGCCTGGCCACGCCCTCGCACGAAGGCTTCGCGCCCGATCTGGGCGAGGCCGGCCCGGCCGTCGGCAACGACGCGGCCGGTGGCGAAGGTTTCTACCTCAACAGCTTCGACGCCTTGCCCGCCGCGGTGCCGTATCGCAGCCGCACCACCGACGGCCATGGCCTGCGCCTGCATCCCAAGCCGACCGTGCACGGCAGCCAGACCGCGATCGTGGTCAGCGACGGCGCGCCGCTGCAGACCGATCGCGATCACCGGATCAAGGTGCAGTTCCCGTGGCAGCGCGGCGGCGACGCCAGCAACCGCCTGGCGCATCCGTCCGGCGACGACAACGCGCCCGGCCTGGGCCAGGCCTGGACCTGGGTACGCGTGGCCGGTCCGTGGGCCGGCGACAACTGGGGCGGGGTGATGCTGCCGCGCAAGGGCCAGGAGGTCGTGGTCGCGTTCCTGGAAGGCGATATCGACCGGCCGGTGGTGATCGGCACGGTCTACAACGGCCGCGGCCAGCTCGACGCCGCCCACAACGATGTCAGCGGCGGCGCCGGCGGCGCCACCGGCAATGCCGCCGCCTGGTTCGAAGGCAACGAACACCCGTCGGTGTTCACCGGCTTCAAGACCCAGGCCCTGGCCGAAAGCCAGGGCGGCAGCGGCGGCTACCAGCAATTGAAACTGGACGACACGCCCGGCCAGGGCCGGGTGCAGGCCAACACCACCCAGCACCTGAGCACCCTGGCGCTGGGCCATCTGAAAGGCGGGGTCGACAACATCCGTGGCCAGGAGCGCGGCTTCGGCGCCGAGCTGAGCACCCAGGCCGGCGGCGCGCTGCGCGGCGGCGCGGGCCTGCTGCTGACCACCGAGCCGGGCACTCACCACCTGACCGCGACCTTGGCGCAAGCGCAACTGAGCCTGAGCGAACAGCTGATCCAGACCCTGAGCGAGGCCGCCCAGACCCAACAGGCGATCCTGCCCGACGACCCGAAGGAACTCACCGCCCAGACCGCGCTGAAGGCGACCCAGGACACCATGGCCGCGACCCAGACCGGCAGCGCGCCGGGCGAAGGCATCGGCGGCGGCGACGGCAGCGCTCCGGGCTGGAGCAACCCGTTGCTGCTGGCGAGCAGCCCGAAAGGCATCGTCAGCGTGACCGCGCAGAACCAGGTGTGGGTGTCCGGCACCCAGACCGTACTGAGCGCCAACCAAGACCTGCAGTGGCTGAGCCAGACCGAAAGCGTACTGGCCGTCGCCGGCGGCATCGCCTTGTTCACCCACGGCGGCGAAGCGCCGAGCGGCAAACCGAACCAGGAGCGCGGCATCGCCCTGCATGCGGCCAAGGGCGCGGTGAGCCTGCGCGCGCACAAGGAGCTGGCGCGCGCCGCGGCCAAGACCAGCGTCAAGGTCGCCAGTACCCAGGCCGATGTGCAGATCGCCGCGCCGAGCAAACGCCTGCTGGCAACCGCGGCGGGAGCCTATCTCAAGCTCGAAGGCGGCGATATCGAACTGGGCGCGCCGGGGACGATCGAGTTCAAGGGGACGCAGCGGGAGTTGACAGGGCCGAAGAGCGCTCACAACCCAGTGGTCGAGTTGCCCAGTGCCGATATGAAACCTTTGACCAAAGCTAAGATGTTCTGGTTCTCAGGCTGA